GGCTGGGCATCGAGATCACCATGCGCAACGGCATCCTCACCGTGATCACCCCCATCGAGGACACCCCCGCCAGCCGGGCCGGCATTCATCCCGGGGACCGGATCGTGAAGATCGACGGCGATCTGACCGACGAGTTGACGCTGACCGAAGCCGTGCATCTGATGCGGGGCAAACCCGGAACCGACGTCACCATTACGGTAATGCGGGCGGGAGAGAGGGAGCTCCTGGATTTCACGATCACCCGGGCGGTGATCCAGATCGAAAGCGTCAAGGAGGCCAGGGTCATGGACGGGGGGATCGGGTACCTGCGCCTGGCCCAATTCCTCCAGAAAACCCCCGAGGAAGTGGAGGCGGCCCTGGATCGGCTCCGCGACGGGGGCATGAAGGGGTTGATTCTCGACCTGCGCTACAACCCCGGGGGACTGCTCTCCTCGGCCATCGACGTCGCCGAGTTCTTCCTCCCCGAGGACCGGGTGGTGGTCAAAACCCTGGGCCGGGGCGACCAGGTGGAGATGGAAGTGAAGTCGACCGAGGACGGCGAGTTCACCGGGATTCCCATGGTCGTTCTCATCAACGAGGGCAGCGCCAGCGGATCCGAGATCGTGGCCGGGGCTCTGCGGGACAACGACCGCGCCCTGCTGGTGGGAACGACCTCGTTCGGGAAAGGGTCGGTCCAGACCGTTCTGCCCATGCCCGACCAGTCCGGGGTCAGGCTCACCACCGGGCACTACTACACGGCCTCGGGAAGGATAATCCACGAGAAAGGGATCGAGCCCGACATCGTGGTCCCCATGACCCCCGAGGAACAGAAAAAGTTCCTGATGAAGAAATACAGCGGCATGCTCGACTACAGCGGGGCGGACGCCGAGAACGCCAGCCCCGAGGAGAAAATCCTCCGCCAGGCCCTGCAGAAAGTATTCCAGGAGGAAAGCTCGGTCGAGGAGCAGCGGGTGATGGAGATGGTGGTCGAACGGCTCATGGGCCGTCTCCCCGGGGCGGAGCCGGCGCCGTCGCCCACCCCGGTTCCCGGGGAAGGGGGTGAGGAGGGCGAGGCCGCTTCCGGGGAGAGGGCACTCGACCGCGAAGAGCTCGATCCCCAGATGCGGGCCGCCGTGGATATCATGCAGGCGTTGATCCTCGAGAAGCAGTTCGCCGCGGGTGAAAGCGAGTAAGCGGCGTTGGGCCCGGGCGGCGGCCTGGTGCCTGGCGCTCGCCGCCGGCTGCTCGGCCCCGCCCACGGCCCAGGAGACGGCGGAACGGTACTCGCGGGAGTTGGACGGCATCGACCGGGCGGTGGCGGAGGCATTGAAGGGCTTCTGCGCTCCCCGGGAGGAATGGGGGCCGCGTTTTTTTCAAGCCGGCTCCGGGGACCCCTCCCCGATCCTGATCGAACAGACGCTGGAAGTCTCTTCCCTGGCCTACGCCCCCCGCCTGCTCCCCCGCCTGGCTGCGGAGCTCGCCGCCGCCGGGCGCGGCGGGTTCAGCGTTTTCTCCGGGGAGGACGTCCCCGCGGGAACGTTGCTCCTCCTTGAAGTCCCCGTCGCTTCCGACCTCGTCTACCGCTTCGACGTTTTCCAGGAAGTGAGGGGGCGCCTGGCGGTGATCGTCGACGATATCGGCTATTCCCTCGCCGGCCGCGATCTGCTTCTCGACCTCGACCTGCCCCTGACCCTGGCCGTCCTCCCCCGGCTTCCCTACAGCGCCCGGTGGGACGAGCTGGCCGCCGCCAACGGGTACGAGGTCATTCTTCATTTCCCCATGGAGGCGGCGAACCCGGACCTGGAGATCGGGCCCGGCGGGATACGCATCGACACCGGGGAGGAAGAAATAGGAAAAGTATTGGGGGAAAACCTGGCCGCGCTGCCGCATGCGGTGGGGTGCAATAACCACATGGGTTCTTCCTTTACCGTCGACGAACCGGCCATGAAACGTCTGCTGGAGAACCTTCGGAGCCGGGGGCTGTTC
The bacterium DNA segment above includes these coding regions:
- a CDS encoding S41 family peptidase gives rise to the protein DSDNIYRNLELFTSILELVRNNYVEEVSNQELIYGALQGMLGALDPYSSFMEPESYGEMQVETKGEFGGLGIEITMRNGILTVITPIEDTPASRAGIHPGDRIVKIDGDLTDELTLTEAVHLMRGKPGTDVTITVMRAGERELLDFTITRAVIQIESVKEARVMDGGIGYLRLAQFLQKTPEEVEAALDRLRDGGMKGLILDLRYNPGGLLSSAIDVAEFFLPEDRVVVKTLGRGDQVEMEVKSTEDGEFTGIPMVVLINEGSASGSEIVAGALRDNDRALLVGTTSFGKGSVQTVLPMPDQSGVRLTTGHYYTASGRIIHEKGIEPDIVVPMTPEEQKKFLMKKYSGMLDYSGADAENASPEEKILRQALQKVFQEESSVEEQRVMEMVVERLMGRLPGAEPAPSPTPVPGEGGEEGEAASGERALDREELDPQMRAAVDIMQALILEKQFAAGESE
- a CDS encoding divergent polysaccharide deacetylase family protein; protein product: MKASKRRWARAAAWCLALAAGCSAPPTAQETAERYSRELDGIDRAVAEALKGFCAPREEWGPRFFQAGSGDPSPILIEQTLEVSSLAYAPRLLPRLAAELAAAGRGGFSVFSGEDVPAGTLLLLEVPVASDLVYRFDVFQEVRGRLAVIVDDIGYSLAGRDLLLDLDLPLTLAVLPRLPYSARWDELAAANGYEVILHFPMEAANPDLEIGPGGIRIDTGEEEIGKVLGENLAALPHAVGCNNHMGSSFTVDEPAMKRLLENLRSRGLFFVDSLTISGTATVSAAEGTGVKLGRRDVFLDHVDTEEAIAERFQAAQDLALRRGTAVVIGHYRHLTLAFLHDRLKDVAERGIQVVPVSDLVE